One genomic region from bacterium encodes:
- a CDS encoding LysR family transcriptional regulator, giving the protein MEDFSSLAAFVSVVQTGGFAAAARALGITGPAVTKQVQKLEEGLGVRLLNRTTRAVSLTDEGALLYERARRLLEDWQEAEAMVRQSRVVPKGRLKIGAPMSFGVQYLAPVLARFAAAYPDVKLDVCFEDRMMDVVEEGFDLVIRISALKDSQLIARKLAPCPLAWVASQAYIMQHGTPTLPEHLTQHRLIEYSKHGGVFSWSAAKGEEQQQWTFASVMKADNAEVMRAAAEEGIGLTLLPRFAVADALAQNRLVEVLGDWQTTPERCIYALFPANRHLSAKVRVMLDWLVRELVPVIPA; this is encoded by the coding sequence ATGGAAGATTTCTCATCCTTGGCGGCGTTTGTGAGCGTGGTGCAGACCGGCGGATTTGCTGCCGCTGCCCGCGCGCTGGGCATTACCGGCCCGGCGGTGACCAAGCAGGTGCAGAAGCTGGAGGAAGGGCTCGGCGTGAGGCTGCTGAACCGCACGACCCGCGCGGTATCCCTGACGGATGAGGGGGCGCTGCTTTATGAGCGCGCGCGCCGGCTGCTGGAGGACTGGCAGGAGGCCGAGGCGATGGTGCGCCAGTCCCGCGTGGTGCCGAAGGGGCGGCTGAAAATCGGCGCGCCCATGAGTTTCGGCGTTCAGTATCTGGCGCCGGTGCTGGCGCGGTTTGCGGCGGCCTACCCGGACGTGAAGCTGGATGTGTGTTTTGAAGACCGTATGATGGATGTGGTGGAGGAAGGGTTCGACCTGGTGATCCGCATCAGCGCGCTCAAGGATTCCCAGTTGATTGCCCGCAAGCTGGCCCCTTGCCCGCTCGCCTGGGTGGCCAGTCAGGCCTACATCATGCAGCACGGCACCCCTACCCTGCCCGAGCATCTTACGCAGCACCGGCTGATCGAATACAGCAAGCATGGCGGGGTGTTTTCCTGGAGTGCTGCCAAAGGCGAAGAGCAGCAGCAATGGACCTTCGCCTCCGTCATGAAGGCCGATAATGCCGAGGTGATGCGGGCGGCGGCGGAAGAAGGCATAGGCCTGACTCTTCTTCCACGCTTTGCCGTGGCCGATGCCCTGGCGCAAAACCGGCTGGTAGAGGTGCTGGGCGACTGGCAGACCACGCCGGAGCGCTGCATTTACGCCCTGTTTCCCGCCAACCGGCATTTATCCGCCAAGGTCAGGGTGATGCTGGACTGGCTCGTGCGCGAGCTGGTGCCCGTTATTCCGGCCTGA
- a CDS encoding DoxX family membrane protein yields MPFTNTQVTNTQELGATLARVSLGGLLLSHGLMKVLVFTVPGTVGYFASLGLPPAAAYLTMFGELVGGGALILGLYTRLASLLTLPLLLGAIWAHSGNGWLFSNQGGGWEFPLYLAAHATIVSLLGSGAYALKSLPVIDRFIPACIKE; encoded by the coding sequence ATGCCATTTACCAACACTCAGGTTACCAACACTCAGGAACTCGGCGCCACCTTGGCACGCGTCAGCCTTGGCGGCCTGTTGCTTTCCCATGGCCTGATGAAGGTCCTGGTTTTCACGGTGCCGGGCACGGTGGGTTATTTCGCCAGCCTCGGTCTTCCACCGGCGGCCGCCTATCTCACCATGTTCGGGGAGCTTGTCGGCGGCGGCGCGTTGATTCTGGGCCTGTACACCCGCCTGGCCAGCCTGCTTACCCTGCCGCTTTTACTCGGGGCGATCTGGGCGCATAGCGGCAATGGCTGGCTCTTTTCCAACCAGGGCGGCGGCTGGGAATTCCCCCTCTACCTGGCCGCGCACGCCACCATCGTGAGCCTCCTCGGCTCTGGCGCCTATGCCCTTAAATCCCTGCCGGTGATTGACCGTTTCATCCCGGCCTGCATCAAAGAATAG
- a CDS encoding alkene reductase, which translates to MSALFTPIQLAEKTLSNRLAMAPMTRSRADADGIQPAMAADYYTQRATAGLIITEATAISKQGSGYPNIPGIWNDAQVNAWKPVADAVHAQGGSIFMQLFHTGRIGHISLMGETPVAPSAIAADGQVMTADYSMQDFPTPRALKDEEIEGIVRQFAHAAANAEKAGFDGIEIHAANGYLLDQFLRDGSNRRQAPYGGSVENRYRLLKQVTEAAIAVWGDGKVGVRLSPTNGFNSMQDSNPMDTFTQTAAMLNGLPLAYLHIVESKSEESALISAAIRKAYTGVLMLNGGYLKERAEQALEQKKADMISIGAPYIANPDLLSRLHHNWPLAQPDQPTFYSGGAKGYTDYPPHRSAAA; encoded by the coding sequence ATGTCCGCTCTCTTCACCCCTATCCAGCTTGCGGAAAAAACCCTGAGCAATCGCCTCGCCATGGCCCCCATGACGCGCAGCCGGGCGGATGCCGACGGCATCCAGCCCGCCATGGCGGCGGATTACTACACCCAGCGCGCCACCGCCGGCCTCATCATCACCGAAGCTACCGCCATCAGCAAACAGGGCAGCGGCTATCCCAACATTCCCGGCATCTGGAACGATGCGCAGGTGAATGCCTGGAAACCGGTGGCGGATGCCGTGCACGCGCAGGGTGGCAGCATCTTCATGCAGCTTTTCCATACCGGCCGCATCGGCCATATCAGCCTGATGGGCGAAACGCCGGTTGCCCCATCCGCCATCGCCGCCGACGGCCAGGTAATGACCGCCGATTATTCCATGCAGGATTTCCCGACCCCGCGCGCACTGAAAGACGAAGAAATCGAAGGCATCGTCCGGCAATTCGCCCATGCCGCCGCCAATGCCGAAAAGGCCGGGTTTGACGGCATCGAAATCCATGCCGCCAACGGCTACCTGCTGGATCAGTTCCTGCGCGACGGCAGCAACCGGCGCCAGGCTCCCTATGGCGGCAGCGTGGAAAACCGCTATCGCCTGCTCAAACAGGTAACGGAAGCGGCCATCGCCGTCTGGGGCGACGGCAAGGTGGGCGTGCGCCTGTCTCCCACCAACGGCTTCAATTCCATGCAGGACAGCAACCCGATGGACACCTTCACCCAGACGGCCGCCATGCTGAACGGCCTGCCGCTCGCCTACCTTCACATCGTCGAATCCAAATCGGAAGAAAGCGCCCTCATCAGCGCCGCTATCCGCAAGGCCTACACGGGCGTCCTGATGCTCAATGGCGGCTATTTGAAGGAACGGGCCGAACAGGCGCTCGAGCAGAAAAAGGCGGACATGATTTCCATCGGCGCGCCCTACATCGCCAACCCGGATCTGCTCTCACGCCTTCATCACAACTGGCCGCTGGCCCAGCCGGACCAGCCCACCTTTTATAGCGGTGGCGCCAAAGGCTATACCGATTACCCGCCGCACCGGTCGGCGGCGGCCTAA